The genomic interval TGACAGAAAAGCTACCTTAGGGATAACAGAGTCGTCACCCGCAAGAGCACATATCGACCGGGTGGCTTGCTACCTCGATGTCGGTTCCCTCCATCCTGCCCGTGCAGAAGCGGGCAAGGGTGAGGTTGTTCGCCTATTAAAGGAGGTCGTGAGCTGGGTTTAGACCGTCGTGAGACAGGTCGGCTGCTATCTATTGGGGGTGTTTTGGTACCTGACGGGAACGATCGTATAGTACGAGAGGAACTACGATTGGTCACCACTGGTGTACCGGTTGTCCGAGAGGGCACGTGCCGGGCAGCTACGTGACACGGGGTAAGAGCTGAATGCATCTAAGCTCGAAACCCACCTGGAAAAGAGGTACCGTTGAGGTCGTTCGTAGAAGACGAGTTCGATAGACTCGGGGTGTGCGCACCGAGGCAACGAGGTGTTAAGCCCGCGAGCACTAACAGACCGAAGCCACACAGTCATACCGCATTTGTATCCGTGACCGGTAAACGGATCCAGGCGTTAACTGAATCGCACGTACACAACAGCACGCAACCGATGATGGCGTACTATGGTTCGATTCCATAGATCGGCATTAAGGCGGCCATAGCGGCGGGGCAACTCCCGTACCCATCCCGAACACGGCAGATAAGCCCGCCAGCGTTCCCGCGAGTACTGGAGTGCGCGAGCCTCTGGGAAAACTGCCTCGCAAGAGGGGCCAAGTACGAGCCCAGGACCGCAATCGGAAGTACACGCTGGGTCCGTCCCGGTGGAACCCGAGACCGGTCCGTTACAACGGCTCGCAACTGGTGGTTCGCCGCCTCCCATTCATATTCAAAGCCCACGACCTTCGAGGTCGTGGGCTTTTTTCATTTACGGAGAGCGACAGCACCAACCGACCGCTAGCCTTATGTCCAATAGACGGGTAGTGCGGCACGTGCCAAGGTGGCAGAGTCCGGCCTAACGCAGCGGCCTGCAGAGCCGCCCATCGCCGGTTCAAATCCGGCCCTTGGCTCTTTACTGCGATCGAACGAAGAGTGCCGACAGCGGACTATGATTCCGTAAGTGAAGTCCGTTCAGGACGGCAAAACGAGCACCGGCCGGTCCGTCTCCGAAACCAGCGAGTACGTCGTATCGCCGGTCAAGAGGTTGATCCACCGATTCGATTCTCGTGGGACGAATACGATCACGGACGCGTCCTCCTCTCGGGCGTCTGCGAGGATCGTCTCGGTTACGTCAGTCCCATAGCTAATCCGATGTTCGACAGTAGCGGTCGAGTCGCGCGTACGCTCATCAACCACGTCGAAGATCGACTCGGCGTTCTCCTCGCGTTGTTCGACCGACGCCTTGTCGATCCCGCCGCCGGCCTTTTCGATGACGTGGAGTGCGACGAGCGTCCCGATCTCGTCGGTCTCCTCGAACAGGCGATCGCAGGTCAGAGCTGCGTCCTGCTCGCTTGCGACGGGGAGCAACACACGCTCGAAGAGTCGCTTAGCCATGGCGATCCTCTCGGACGAGGCTCGGTTCTCGTGACGGTTCCATATGCTACGGTTGCGCGGGCGCGCTCTTAATGGTCCGGTTCGACCGCAACGAAAAGTAACTTCTATACCCTCCGACGAATATCTCTGGGGTATGCAACGACGCGCAGCCGCAGTATACGCCGCGGCTTTCCTGCTCATCGCAATCGGCGCGTGGGCGGCCGGTTCGTTCGGACTCGTCCCGAACGAGTCCGGCCTGACGTGGATAACCGTTCTCAGCGGTATAACCGTCTTCTTGCTCGTTTCCCTATCGTACCTTCCCGTTAGAGGATAGCGGCCGTTTATGGCCTTCCTTTCTTCTAGTTAAGCGACTCGTCCCGTTTCGTATCCACGATCGCTTCACCACTGTTTGCGAACCGTTCGAAGTAAAACCAGGTCGGGCGCACTTGATTTACCGTGTGGCTCCGTTCATATCGCGATGTCGCTTCGCTTTTCACGTCGTGTTCGAAGCGAAAACGGGCCGGGCGCGATTTGAACACGCGACCGTCTGATTAAGAGTCAGACGCTCTGCCGGACTGAGCTACCGGCCCTCACGAGCCACTCACTGCCCCACCGACATAAACATTCAGGATTCGATCCGAACCGCCTATGCTACCGCCCATCGACTCCCACCCATGACCGACGATCCGGACCCGCGGACGTTCGCGGAGCGACTCCTCTCGTTTGATACGACCGACGGCGACGAATTTCCTGCACAGGACTGGCTTGAGGGGCAACTCTCCGACTTCGGCTTCGAGACGTATCGCTGGGAAGCGGATCCGAAGTGTCTCGCTGTCTCTCCATCGTTTCCTGACGATCCCGAAGAAATCGAGACGGCGGGCCGACCCAACGTCGCGGGAGTCCTCGAACTCGGGAGCGGAGTGGGGTCAACGGTGCTTCTCAACGGTCACGTCGACGTCGTTCCCGCGGAGGT from Halalkalicoccus subterraneus carries:
- a CDS encoding universal stress protein; amino-acid sequence: MAKRLFERVLLPVASEQDAALTCDRLFEETDEIGTLVALHVIEKAGGGIDKASVEQREENAESIFDVVDERTRDSTATVEHRISYGTDVTETILADAREEDASVIVFVPRESNRWINLLTGDTTYSLVSETDRPVLVLPS